In Desulfomonile tiedjei DSM 6799, a genomic segment contains:
- a CDS encoding formate dehydrogenase H subunit alpha, selenocysteine-containing — protein MDLKYVRTTCPYCGCGCEMLLEVTDGKLTSTLPSKTNPMNQGKLCIKGWNVHEFVESPRRLTKPMIRKNGQLEEASWDEALDFAAARLREIKDTHGGESVAFLTSAKCTNEENYLLQKFCRVGFGTNNIDHCARLUHSSTVAGLAASFGSGAMTNSIPEIEDADCVFVIGSNTTVAHPLIASRVYKAKAKGAKLIIADPRSIQLASVADIHVRQNLGTDVALINSMMHVILSEGLEDKQFIEERTEGFEQLREVVKNYPPERAAEICGIPAEDIVAMAKTYAGAKRSSILYAMGITQHTHGVDNVKSLANLAMITGHIGKPSTGVNPLRGQNNVQGACDMGGLPNVYPAYQAVTDEAVKAKFQDAWQAELSGKVGKTVMEMMNGLEDGSLKALVIMGENPVGSDPDVNHVRHALHSAEFLLVMDIFLTDTAKLAHVVLPGVSFAEKDGTFSNTERNVLRVRKAIEPLGDARPDWDIIQDLSTRFGLPMNYDSPSAIFDEIAKVAPSYGGMSYERLEKGGIPWPCPTPDHPGTPILHTERFTRGKGLFHAIEYRPSEELRDDEFPLQLTTGRFFPHYHTGTMTRNSPTLHAEMPEGHVEVHPDDAAKLGLQSYDMAKLISRRGEVVTRVMVTDLIKPGNVFMSFHFMEANANVLTNPALDPISKIPEYKVCAVRVEKMDSGDAATQSA, from the coding sequence ATGGATCTTAAATACGTCCGGACAACATGTCCTTACTGCGGATGCGGCTGTGAAATGCTGCTGGAAGTAACGGACGGGAAACTGACGAGTACGCTCCCGTCAAAAACCAATCCCATGAATCAAGGTAAATTGTGTATCAAGGGGTGGAATGTCCACGAGTTCGTGGAGAGCCCCAGAAGACTTACCAAACCCATGATCCGCAAGAATGGACAATTGGAAGAAGCATCCTGGGATGAAGCCCTGGATTTTGCCGCTGCCAGGTTGCGGGAAATAAAGGATACTCACGGGGGAGAGAGTGTTGCATTCCTGACCTCGGCCAAATGCACGAATGAGGAAAACTATCTGCTCCAGAAATTCTGCCGCGTAGGATTCGGTACGAACAATATAGATCATTGCGCCCGCCTCTGACACAGCTCCACGGTGGCAGGGCTTGCCGCCTCTTTCGGAAGTGGAGCAATGACGAATTCCATCCCTGAGATAGAAGATGCAGATTGCGTGTTCGTGATCGGTTCCAATACCACTGTTGCGCACCCTCTCATTGCATCCAGGGTCTATAAAGCAAAAGCAAAGGGTGCAAAGCTCATTATCGCAGACCCCAGGAGCATTCAGCTCGCGTCCGTCGCAGATATTCACGTGAGACAGAATCTCGGAACCGACGTAGCACTTATCAACAGCATGATGCATGTGATCCTTTCCGAAGGACTGGAAGACAAACAGTTCATAGAAGAGCGAACCGAAGGATTCGAACAGCTCCGGGAAGTGGTGAAAAACTATCCTCCCGAAAGGGCCGCTGAGATATGCGGTATTCCCGCTGAAGACATCGTGGCAATGGCCAAGACGTACGCAGGAGCAAAGCGTTCTTCCATTCTGTACGCGATGGGAATCACCCAGCATACGCATGGTGTGGACAATGTGAAGTCCCTTGCGAATCTTGCGATGATAACCGGTCACATCGGCAAGCCTTCCACAGGGGTCAATCCGCTGCGGGGGCAAAATAATGTCCAGGGTGCATGCGATATGGGCGGATTGCCAAACGTGTATCCTGCTTACCAAGCGGTTACCGACGAGGCAGTCAAAGCCAAGTTCCAGGATGCATGGCAGGCGGAGCTTTCAGGCAAAGTCGGCAAGACAGTCATGGAGATGATGAACGGCCTGGAAGACGGTTCCCTGAAAGCACTGGTAATCATGGGCGAAAACCCTGTAGGGAGCGATCCTGATGTGAATCACGTGCGGCATGCGCTTCATTCAGCGGAATTCCTGCTGGTAATGGACATATTCCTTACAGATACGGCGAAATTGGCGCATGTTGTGCTGCCCGGCGTCTCCTTCGCAGAGAAGGACGGAACATTCAGCAATACGGAACGCAACGTGCTGCGAGTGCGTAAGGCGATCGAACCGCTCGGCGATGCCCGGCCTGATTGGGATATTATCCAGGATCTCTCCACACGTTTCGGATTGCCGATGAACTACGATTCACCCAGTGCGATATTCGATGAAATAGCCAAAGTGGCACCGAGTTACGGCGGAATGAGCTACGAAAGGTTGGAGAAGGGCGGTATCCCGTGGCCGTGCCCGACTCCCGACCATCCGGGAACTCCGATTCTGCACACAGAGCGATTTACCCGGGGCAAGGGGCTGTTCCACGCAATAGAGTACCGGCCGTCAGAGGAACTCCGGGATGATGAATTCCCGCTACAGCTTACAACGGGCAGGTTCTTTCCTCATTACCACACGGGGACTATGACGAGGAATTCACCCACTCTGCATGCAGAAATGCCTGAAGGCCATGTGGAAGTGCATCCGGACGATGCAGCGAAACTCGGTCTCCAGAGCTACGACATGGCCAAGCTGATTTCTCGCAGGGGCGAAGTGGTCACCAGAGTGATGGTAACCGACCTGATCAAACCTGGTAACGTGTTTATGAGCTTTCATTTCATGGAGGCAAATGCGAACGTGCTCACGAATCCTGCTCTGGACCCGATCAGCAAGATACCCGAATACAAGGTATGTGCCGTAAGGGTTGAGAAGATGGATTCAGGAGACGCGGCGACTCAGTCTGCATGA
- a CDS encoding BrnT family toxin, translating to MRYVLQDAVFTWDANKAETNLREHSVSFEEACEVFFDPLYEMIEDDSVEGEQRWDFIGYSKANRALFVVGAEQEDDAWRIISARELEKKERLRYEEKDDT from the coding sequence GTGCGATATGTCCTTCAAGACGCTGTTTTCACCTGGGACGCTAACAAGGCTGAAACAAATCTTCGCGAGCACTCTGTTTCGTTTGAGGAAGCCTGCGAAGTCTTTTTTGATCCCCTGTACGAAATGATTGAGGATGACAGTGTTGAAGGAGAACAACGTTGGGATTTCATAGGTTATTCGAAAGCCAATCGCGCTCTCTTTGTGGTTGGCGCAGAGCAGGAAGATGATGCCTGGCGCATTATCTCAGCTCGTGAACTCGAAAAAAAAGAGAGGCTTCGCTATGAAGAAAAAGATGATACCTAG